A segment of the Streptomyces pactum genome:
CGCCGCACCGCGGCCGGACGTCCAGTCCGCCCCGGACGCCCCACAGCCCGCCCAGGGCCCCCAGTCCCTCGTGAATGCCGCCGTACCGCAGGAAGCGGACGCGCCGCACAACGTGCCCGAGCCCATGGGACCCGAAGCGACTCCGACGGGCACCGTCGAAGCAGAAGCAGAAGCAGAAGCAGAAGCAGAAGCAGAAGCAGAAGCAGAAGCAGCGGCAGAGCCCCGGTCCGACCAGCCCGTGGGCGAGCACCCCGGCCAGCCCATCGGCCAGTTCGTGCCGGTCGACGGCGGGCAGGTGCCCATCACCCCGCACCTCGCCCCGACACCGCCCGAGTCCGTACTCCTCCCCCCGGAGCCCCAGGCCGACGCGCAGGCGCCGGACCACGTCGCCGTGGTCCCCGCGCCACGCGAGGCCGACCCGGAAGTCGCCCAGAACGCCGACGACCTGGAGACCCGCGCCGCCGACCAGGAAGACCAGCACGACGTGAGCACGGCCCCCGCGGCGGAAGTACGGCAGTCCACCGGCCCGGCGGCGCCCGCCTACGACGACGTCGAACGCGAAGCCGTCCTCAAGGTCATGCGCGAACGCCGCGACATCCGCAACGGCTTCCGCAGCGACCCCATCCCGCACGAGGTGCTGCTCCGCGTCCTCGAGGCCGCCCACACCGCGCCCTCCGTAGGCCACTCGCAGCCCTGGGACTTCGTCGTCATCCGCTCCGCCGACACCCGCCGCGCCATGCACGAACTGGCGATGCGCCAGCGCGACGCGTACGCCAAGTCCCTCCCCAAGGGCCGGGCCAAGCAGTTCAAGGAACTGAAGATCGAGGCCATCCTCGACACCCCGGTCAACATCGTCGTCACCGCCGACCCCACGCGCGGCGGCCGGCACACCCTGGGCCGGCACACCCAGCCGCAGATGGCGCCGTACTCCTCCGCGCTCGCCGTCGAGAACCTCTGGCTCGCCGCCCGCGCCGAGGGCCTCGGCGTCGGCTGGGTCAGTTTCTTCGACGAGCGCGAGATGGTCCGTGCCCTCGGCCTGCCCGAGCACCTGGACGTCGTGGCGTACCTGTGCGTGGGCTACGTCGACGAGTTCCCGGACGAGCCCGAGCTGATGCAGGCGGGCTGGTCCAAGCGCCGCCCGCTGTCGTGGGTCGTGCACGAGGAGACGTACGGCCGACGCGCCCTGCCCGGAGAGGACCCCCACGACCTGCTTGCCGAGACCGTCGCACAGATCCGCCCGCTGGACGCCAAGGCGCTCGGCGAGGCCTGGGAGCGGCAGAAGCGCATGACCAAGCCGGCCGGGGCGCTCGGCATGCTGGAGATCATCTCCGCACAGCTCTCCGGCCTGTCCCGCCAGTGCCCGCCGCCGATCCCGGAGCCCGCGGCCGTCGCGGTCTTCGCCGGCGACCACGGGGTGCACGCCCAGGGCGTCACCCCCTGGCCGCAGGAGGTCACCGCCCAGATGGTGGCCAACTTCCTGGGCGGCGGAGCGGTCTGCAACGCCTTCGCCACCCAGGTCGGCGCCGAGGTGTGCGTCGTGGACGTCGGAGTCGCCACCGACCTGCCCGCCACGCCCGGCCTGCTGCCCCGCAAGGTCCGCGCGGGCACGTCCGACATGACCACGGGCCCCGCGATGACCCGCGAGGAGGCCAGGCAGGCCATCGAGGTCGGCATCGAGACCGCCCGCGACCTGGTGGCGGCCGGCAACAAGGCGCTGCTCACCGGCGAGATGGGCATCGCGAACACCACCGCGTCCGCCGCGCTCATCTCCGTCTTCACCGGCGCGGACCCGGCCGAGGTCACCGGCCGCGGCACCGGGATCAACGACGAGACCCTGGTCCGCAAGACCGAGGTCGTGCGCCGGGCGATCGAGGTGCACCAGCCCGACCCGGCCGACCCGATCGGCGTCCTCGCCGCGGTCGGCGGCTTCGAGCACGCGGCCATGGTCGGTCTGCTGCTCGGCGGCGCGTCCCTGCGTACGCCGGTGATCCTGGACGGCGTCAGCGCCGGCGCGGCCGCCCTGGTGGCCCGCGCCATCGCCCCCGAGGTCCTCGCGGCCTGCATCGCCGGCCACCGCAGCGCCGAGCCCGGCCACGTCGCCGCGCTCAACAGGCTGGGCCTGCGCCCGCTGGTCGACCTCGACCTCCGCCTCGGCGAGGGCACCGGCGCGCTGCTCGCCCTGCCGATGGTGCAGAGCACCGCGCGGGCGATGCACGAGGTGGCGACGTTCGACTCGGCGGGCGTCACCGAGAAGTAGCCCGGCGGCGGGGCAGGAGCGGCGCGGCGGAGATCGGAGACCGTCGCCGCCGCCCTGTCCTCGCCCCGCCATCGAGTCCCGCGCTCCGCCCCGCCGTACGCGTCCCGCACCCCGCCGTACGCTGGACCGACCTCGTGCCACCTCCGCACGTCTCCTAGAATCCGCACGTATCCCCACGTCAGGGCCGCTCCAGAGCCGCAGCGCCCACCGCACCGCCAGGACGAGGAGCCCTCCCTCATGGCCGAACACCCCGCCTACCCCGTAGGCCTCCGCCTCACCGGCCGCCGCGTGGTCGTCCTCGGCGGCGGCCAGGTCGCCCAGCGCCGCCTGCCCGCCCTGATCGCGGCGGGCGCGGACGTCCGCCTCGTCTCCCCCGAGGCGACCCCCTCGGTCGAGGCCATGGCGGACGCGGGCGAGATCGCCTGGGAGCGGCGGCCCTACGCGGAGGGCGACCTCGCCGACGCCTGGTACGCCCTGATCGCCACCAGCGACACCGACGCCAACGCCGCCGCCTCCGCCGAGGCCGAGCGGCACCGCGTGTGGTGCGTGCGCTCCGACGACGCCGACCAGGCCACGGCGTGGACCCCGGCGACCGGCCACAGCGAGGGCGTCACGGTCGCCGTGCTCACCACGGACGCGCGCGGCCGCGACCCCCGCCACA
Coding sequences within it:
- the cobT gene encoding nicotinate-nucleotide--dimethylbenzimidazole phosphoribosyltransferase, whose translation is MTDTGQIPGEGLPENAGMVEQPGVPAPGAYTYLSETTAEDEDLLLLPGAQSAWGNEVAPPAPEPVVETVHQPGPHEMSGRDSGSVDLGGVRLPEPEAAPEPAAAPVPPRRPLHLGPPIPDTSASPVRSLADRGPADAPSRPAGPPAAGPEYLDGPQAATMPPQGAAPWGAQAAPQAPSLSEAPVNAGAVHAETVIPAPDQVPEPVGAAQALVTRVATEAAVAATGGEAGESGESGESGEAGLPAVETPETPAVTEPVTETETETETETETEPEPEPVTGDAAGAVGADALPGNEATPGPETPHAGGEGQEVVVAPEAGAGDAPAPEAEAEQLAETDPGTLPDPEEAAVPAPEAVTAEPGPEPVQAVRPDQAVQPGQPVQPVQEVLEQPVSVNPQVADATEAPAPAPGPVQGVEPAGAPEPPLAEAPAAPDVQAPAAPDVQAPDVTPDVQAPGVTAAAQAPGVPEVAQAPDTAAPSEHAAPEPSPEPPVPSAGTEQPAPARETVEQPVRVPAAGETVEQPVQVPARPQPDAGPEPGEQPAQSVAAHPQPAEQPAAQDAVPQPDAQPAAAPRPDVQSAPDAPQPAQGPQSLVNAAVPQEADAPHNVPEPMGPEATPTGTVEAEAEAEAEAEAEAEAEAAAEPRSDQPVGEHPGQPIGQFVPVDGGQVPITPHLAPTPPESVLLPPEPQADAQAPDHVAVVPAPREADPEVAQNADDLETRAADQEDQHDVSTAPAAEVRQSTGPAAPAYDDVEREAVLKVMRERRDIRNGFRSDPIPHEVLLRVLEAAHTAPSVGHSQPWDFVVIRSADTRRAMHELAMRQRDAYAKSLPKGRAKQFKELKIEAILDTPVNIVVTADPTRGGRHTLGRHTQPQMAPYSSALAVENLWLAARAEGLGVGWVSFFDEREMVRALGLPEHLDVVAYLCVGYVDEFPDEPELMQAGWSKRRPLSWVVHEETYGRRALPGEDPHDLLAETVAQIRPLDAKALGEAWERQKRMTKPAGALGMLEIISAQLSGLSRQCPPPIPEPAAVAVFAGDHGVHAQGVTPWPQEVTAQMVANFLGGGAVCNAFATQVGAEVCVVDVGVATDLPATPGLLPRKVRAGTSDMTTGPAMTREEARQAIEVGIETARDLVAAGNKALLTGEMGIANTTASAALISVFTGADPAEVTGRGTGINDETLVRKTEVVRRAIEVHQPDPADPIGVLAAVGGFEHAAMVGLLLGGASLRTPVILDGVSAGAAALVARAIAPEVLAACIAGHRSAEPGHVAALNRLGLRPLVDLDLRLGEGTGALLALPMVQSTARAMHEVATFDSAGVTEK